A genomic window from Camelina sativa cultivar DH55 chromosome 2, Cs, whole genome shotgun sequence includes:
- the LOC104727645 gene encoding UDP-sugar pyrophosphorylase: protein MASTVDLNVFSSVPALQSNLGVLSPDQIELAKILLENGQSHLFQQWPGLGVDDKEKLAFFEQIALLNSSYPGGLASYIKTAKELLADSKVGKNPYDGFSPSVPSGENLTFGDENFIEMEKRGVVEARNAAFVLVAGGLGERLGYNGIKVALPRETTTGTCFLQHYIESILALQESSNKIASDESQRDIPLIIMTSDDTHSRTLELLESNSYFGMKPTQVHLLKQEKVACLDDNDARLALDPKNKYRIQTKPHGHGDVHSLLYSSGLLHKWLEAGLKWVLFFQDTNGLLFNAIPASLGVSATKQYHVNSLAVPRKAKEAIGGITKLTHADGRSMVINVEYNQLDPLLRATGFPDGDVNCETGFSPFPGNINQLILELGSYKEELQKTEGAIKEFVNPKYKDSTKTAFKSSTRLECMMQDYPKTLPPTARVGFTVMDIWLAYAPVKNNPEDAAKVPKGNPYHSATSGEMAIYRANSLILQKAGVKVEEPVKQVLNGQEVEVWSRITWKPKWGMIFSDIKKKVSGNCEVSQRSTMAIKGRNVVIEDLSLDGAVIVDSIDDAEVKLGGSIKNNGWTMETVDYKDTSVPEEIRIRGFRFNKVEQLEKKFTQPGKFSVED from the exons ATGGCTTCTACGGTTGATCTCAATGTCTTCTCATCAGTCCCTGCTCTTCAGAGTAACCTCGGAGTTTTGTCTCCTgatcag ATTGAATTGGCAAAGATCTTATTGGAAAATGGTCAGAGTCATCTCTTCCAACAGTGGCCTGGACTTGGTGTCGATGACAAAGAGAAGCTAGCTTTTTTCGAGCag ATTGCTCTCCTAAATTCGAGTTATCCTGGAGGTTTAGCATCATATATTAAGACTGCGAAAGAGCTTCTCGCTGATTCTAAAGTAGGGAAGAACCCTTATGATGGTTTCTCTCCTTCT GTTCCTTCAGGAGAAAATCTTACTTTTGGTGATGAGAATTTCATCGAAATGGAGAAAAGAGGTGTTGTTGAAGCTAGGAATGCTGCTTTTGTTCTTGTTGCTGGTGGTCTTGGCGAGCGTCTTGGTTACAATGGAATCAAG GTGGCACTTCCAAGGGAGACAACTACAGGGACATGCTTCTTGCAGCACTATATTGAATCTATACTGGCTCTTCAAGAATCTAGCAACAAGATCGCTTCTG ATGAAAGTCAAAGAGACATCCCTTTAATTATTATGACATCTGATGATACACACTCACGTACACTGGAGCTATTAGAGTCAAACTCCTATTTCGGGATGAAACCTACTCAAGTACATCTTCTAAAACAG gaaaAAGTTGCATGCCTTGATGATAATGATGCCAGGCTTGCATTAgacccaaaaaacaaatacaggATCCAG ACAAAACCTCATGGTCATGGCGATGTTCACTCACTTCTTTATTCCAGTGGCCTTCTTCATAAATG GCTTGAAGCCGGTTTAAAATGGGTTCTGTTTTTCCAAGATACAAATGGACTTCTCTTCAAT GCAATTCCAGCTTCTTTGGGTGTGAGTGCTACCAAACAGTATCATGTTAACTCTCTTGCTGTTCCCCGCAAGGCGAAAGAAGCCATTGGAGGAATTACTAAACTTACCCACGCTGATG GGAGATCTATGGTGATCAATGTGGAGTACAATCAACTTGATCCTCTACTTAGAGCAACTGGATTCCCTGATGGTGACGTTAACTGTGAGACAGGCTTCTCCCCTTTCCCGGGAAATATTAATCAA ttgATTCTGGAACTTGGTTCATACAAAGAGGAGTTGCAAAAAACTGAAGGGGCCATCAAAGAGTTTGTTAATCCAAA ATACAAGGATAGCACCAAAACAGCGTTTAAATCTTCAACTCGTCTAGAGTGCATGATGCAAGATTATCCAAAGACATTGCCTCCTACTGCACGTGTTGGATTCACGGTGATGGATATTTGGCTTGCTTATGCACCTGTCAAGAATAATCCTGAAGATGCTGCTAAG GTACCAAAGGGAAATCCATATCACAGTGCAACTTCTGGAGAAATGGCGATTTATCGTGCTAACAGCTTAATTCTTCAGAAG GCTGGTGTCAAAGTAGAAGAGCCTGTGAAGCAGGTCTTGAACGGCCAAGAGGTTGAAGTATGGTCTCGTATCACATGGAAACCCAAATGGGGAATGATCTTCTCTGATATCAAAAAGAAAGTCAGCGGGAACTGCGAGGTCTCTCAGAGATCCACGATGGCTATTAAAGGTCGTAATGTAGTTATCGAAGATCTCTCCTTGGATGGTGCTGTTATAGTAGATTCCATTGATGATGCAGAG GTGAAACTGGGTGGTTCGATCAAGAACAATGGTTGGACCATGGAGACAGTAGATTACAAGGACACATCTGTTCCGGAAGAAATAAGAATCAGAGGTTTCAGATTCAACAAAGTGGAGCAACTTGAAAAGAAGTTTACTCAACCTGGAAAATTCTCTGTGGAAGATTGA